From Afipia carboxidovorans OM5, one genomic window encodes:
- a CDS encoding GntR family transcriptional regulator — MTATLATLPSRDTAGSKEETSLHDETLSRLRDHIVEGNIPDGGRILERELCELLGISRTPLREALKVLASEGIVELLPNRGARVRALSEQDLHELFDLMGGLEALSGRLACENITDAEIAEIERLHHEMYSFYLHKDMHNYFHANQAIHQKILEASRNHTLQATYATLAGRIRRVRYSANFARDKERWGEAVREHELILDALRRRNGSELGEILFRHLRNKRRAAMEPGHPQ, encoded by the coding sequence ATGACTGCGACCCTCGCCACACTGCCCTCTCGCGACACTGCGGGGAGCAAGGAAGAAACGTCCCTGCACGATGAGACGCTGTCGCGTCTTCGCGACCATATCGTCGAAGGCAACATCCCCGACGGCGGCCGCATCCTCGAGCGCGAGCTGTGCGAACTGCTCGGCATCTCACGCACGCCGCTGCGCGAAGCACTCAAGGTGCTCGCCTCGGAAGGCATCGTCGAACTACTGCCGAACCGCGGCGCACGCGTGCGGGCGCTGAGCGAGCAGGATCTGCACGAGCTGTTCGATTTGATGGGAGGCCTGGAAGCCTTATCCGGCAGGCTTGCCTGCGAAAACATCACCGATGCGGAAATCGCCGAGATCGAGCGGCTGCACCACGAGATGTACAGCTTCTATCTCCACAAGGACATGCACAACTACTTCCACGCGAACCAAGCGATCCATCAGAAGATTCTGGAAGCCTCGCGCAACCATACGCTGCAGGCGACCTACGCAACGCTCGCCGGGCGCATTCGCCGCGTGCGCTATTCCGCAAACTTCGCCCGCGACAAGGAGCGCTGGGGCGAAGCCGTGCGCGAGCACGAACTGATTCTCGACGCGCTTCGCCGCCGCAACGGCTCCGAGCTTGGCGAAATTCTCTTCCGCCATCTGCGCAATAAGCGCCGCGCCGCCATGGAACCCGGCCATCCACAATAA
- a CDS encoding pyridoxal-phosphate-dependent aminotransferase family protein codes for MTGFQGRHFLQIPGPSPVPDRVLRAIDMPVIDHRSAAFAELGKAVLSGSQKIFQTSGPVIIFPSSGTGAWEAAIVNTLSAGDKVLMVETGHFATLWQKMARRLGLDVEFIPGDWRHGADPAAIGEHLAQDKDHAIKAVMVVHNETSTGVTSRIALIRKAIDDAKHPALLLVDTISSLGSADYRHEEWGVDVTVSCSQKGFMLPPGLGFNAISEKARAKAKTGGMPRSYWDWEDMLKPNADGFFPYTPATNLLYGLREAIAMMLEEGLENVFARHKRLAAATREAVTHWGLEVLCQNPEEYSPVLTAVVMPPGHDADQFRKIVLENFNMSLGAGLTKLSGKVFRIGHLGECNELTLLAALTGIEMGLSIAGVPHRAGGVDAAMKLLEDRTSANAANHLKLIKT; via the coding sequence ATGACCGGTTTCCAAGGGCGCCATTTCCTTCAAATCCCCGGACCGAGCCCGGTTCCCGATCGGGTGCTGCGGGCGATCGATATGCCCGTCATCGATCACCGGAGCGCAGCGTTTGCCGAACTCGGCAAGGCGGTGCTGAGCGGCAGCCAGAAGATTTTCCAGACCAGCGGCCCGGTCATCATTTTCCCATCCTCGGGTACCGGCGCGTGGGAAGCGGCGATCGTCAACACGCTTTCTGCCGGCGACAAGGTCCTGATGGTGGAAACCGGCCACTTCGCCACGCTGTGGCAGAAGATGGCGCGCCGCCTCGGCCTCGATGTCGAATTCATCCCGGGCGACTGGCGTCACGGCGCCGATCCCGCTGCGATCGGCGAGCATCTTGCGCAGGATAAGGATCACGCCATCAAGGCGGTGATGGTCGTCCATAACGAGACCTCGACCGGTGTCACCAGCCGGATCGCGCTGATCCGCAAGGCGATCGACGACGCGAAGCATCCGGCGCTTCTTCTCGTCGACACCATTTCCTCGCTCGGTTCGGCCGACTATCGCCACGAGGAGTGGGGCGTCGACGTCACGGTGAGCTGCTCGCAGAAGGGCTTCATGCTGCCGCCGGGCCTCGGCTTCAATGCGATTTCGGAGAAGGCTCGTGCCAAGGCGAAGACCGGAGGCATGCCGCGCTCCTATTGGGATTGGGAAGATATGCTCAAGCCCAACGCCGACGGCTTCTTCCCCTATACGCCAGCGACCAACCTTCTCTACGGCCTTCGCGAAGCGATCGCGATGATGCTGGAGGAGGGGCTTGAGAACGTGTTTGCGCGCCACAAGCGTCTTGCCGCCGCAACGCGCGAAGCGGTGACGCATTGGGGTCTCGAAGTGCTCTGCCAGAATCCGGAAGAGTATTCGCCGGTGCTGACCGCGGTGGTGATGCCGCCCGGCCATGACGCTGACCAATTCCGCAAGATCGTACTCGAGAACTTCAACATGTCGCTCGGCGCGGGCCTCACCAAGCTTTCGGGCAAGGTGTTCCGCATCGGCCATCTCGGCGAGTGCAACGAGCTCACGCTGCTCGCGGCGCTGACGGGCATCGAAATGGGTCTGTCGATCGCGGGCGTCCCGCATCGCGCCGGTGGCGTCGATGCGGCGATGAAGCTGCTCGAAGATCGCAC